TCACAACCCaataaaaatctgtcagtttaaactagagagaTCAGGGTTTTTCATTGGATGAATCTCAATCCACTGTATCCGTGGACGTCGCACTACGGTCTTCTGACGTCTGTAGCGTCAGaaactatggaaaggggagactctcacaaacacgatggtgGTTTGTCAGGGGACTCATTTTGTCAGGGGACTCTGTAGTCGGAACTGTGGATTTGTCAACTGTCTGAGCTGATGGAGAGTTGGAGAGTACATGGAGACAGGCTGAAGACATCCTAACCATGGCAGGAGAAGGTGTGTGTAGCGTGGTGTGATTTTAACACTTGGAGCTGAGCTGAGTTGAGGCTCATTACAGTTCAGAGGATTTGTCAACTGTCTGAGCTGATGGAGAGTTGGAGAGTTGTATTGTGCTGTAAAGGCTGAAAGCGGTCCAGTCATTCCTATTCATCATCAGCTCTTTGCCACTAGAGAGTCTATAGTGTTATCAGAGCTGTCTAGCAGCTCTGGATCTATACATCCATTAGAGATACAACACACATTACAGAGAGACAAGCTACAACAGAAAACTTTAAACCATTGACTACCAAATAATAACAAGACAAGCTACTACAGaagcagggagagggaaggaCATGTATGAaacttgtagtgtgtgtgtgtagtgtgtgtgtgtgtgtagcgtgtgtgtagcgtgtgtatgtgtgtagtgtagtgtgtgtgtgtagcgtgtgtatgtgtgtagtgtagtgtgtgtgtgtagtgtagtgtgtgtgtagcgtagtgtgtgtatgtgtgtgtagtgtgtgtgtagtgtagtgtagtgtagtgtatgtaggtgtgtgtagcgtagtgtgtgtgtgtgtatgtgtgtgtagcgtgtgtgtgtgtagtgtagtgtgtgtgtgtagcgtgtgtgtgtgtagtgtagtgtgtatgtgtgtgtagtgtgtgtatgtgtgtgtagtgtgtgtgtgtgtagtgtagtgtgtgtgtgtagcgtgtgtgtgtgtagtgtagtatgtgtgtgtagtgtgtgtgtactatgtgtgtagtgtgtgtatgtgtgtagtgtagtgtgtgtgtgtgtagcgtgtgtagtgtgtgtagtgtttgtagtgtgtgttttgtgtgtgttgtgtgtgtgtgtagcgtgtgtgtgtagcgtgtgtgtgtgtagtgtagtatgtgtgtgtagtgtgtgtgtactatgtgtgtagtgtgtgtatgtgtgtagtgtagtgtgtgtgtgtagcgtgtgtagtgtgtgtagtgtttgtagtgtgtgttttgtgtgtgtagtgtttgtagtgtgtgtagtgtgtgtagtgtagtgtgtgtgtagtgtgtatgtgtgtgtgtgtgtagtgtttgtagtgtgtgttttgtgtgtgttgtgtttgtgtgtgtagtgtttgtagtgtgtgtagtgtgtgtagtgtagtgtgtgtgtgtagtgtgtgtgtgtagtgtgtgtagtgtgtgtgtgtgtagtgtgtgtagtgtgtgtagtgtgtgttgtgtttgtgtgtgtagtgtttgtagtgtgtgtagtgtgtgtagtgtagtgtgtgtgtagtgtgtatgtgtgtgtgtgtgtagtgtttgtagtgtgtgttttgtgtgtgttgtgtttgtgtgtgtagtgtttgtagtgtgtgtagtgtgtgtgtgtgtgtgtgtgcatttacaACAATACCAAATATGTAAAGTCTCAATACTTGTTGCCTTGCCTTTACACACCAATGGTGTAGTTTAAGTACGAGTGGTGTCTGAGTGGGACTAAGAATGGACGACAGGCTGAAGACATCCTAACCATGGCAGGAGAAGGTGTGTGTAGCGTGGTGTGATTTTAACACTTGGAGCTGAGCTGAGTTGAGGCTCATTACAGTTCAGAGGTCAGGGCTGATCTAAAGCCACAGTGACAAGTGCAACTGGGATACTGCAGTCAGTCTCAACACCTCCCCCAAATCACCCACCCacactgtcaacacacacacgcgccttCCAGCCATCaatacacccacatacacacttcCCCAAAATCACCTCTGCAGTCCAGGATTGTCCAATAAACCTTGTCCAGACAGGCTGACCGCCCAACCTCATTCACTCCTTCCCTCCTtagctctcctcttccccctctcctcctttcctcctctcctcttcaagtCAATGTAAAGGCTTGTACTCTGCCCAGTAGCTGTCTACTCCAATACTACACTAATATCAGCCTTAGTGGTACTTGTTCAATCACCTTGATGAATTCCCCTTTATAACGATCCTGGAGTATGGAGAGTTTCTATTGTTAACTAACGTCTCCATGGAGACCAATAATCTtctacatgacacacacacacacacacacacacatagaacttGAAATGCTTGACTTCCAAAGAAAATAATCTACAtgacacaggcacagacagacaacTCACACGTCTAACCGCCAAAGAGGTAACCTCTACCTGATACATCAAACAGAAGTATTTAGAGATGAACAGAAATCCTTCCTATTCAGCCAGAATGTTTGAGGCATGAAATCACATTCCATATCCCAGGTAGAACAACTAGTATACCTGACCTACAGATGCATTAACTAAGTGGAACACACAAAAGTCCCTTCAGTTGAACTCCACTCTCAGTGTGAACGGCCACTCATGTAAAAGACAACCATTAAATCACCACGAATGTGTGAAGAAACAATGAGCCCTGAAACACATTTTGGTACAAAATGTGTTCTTAGAAATGAAATATGGAATGTATGAAATATACAGTCAGTTCTGACACAagtttctctcctctgctctcctccattCCCACACATTTTATTAATCTGAGCTATTCTAAAAGCTGAGATAGAGCAATctttcgcctctcctctcctcctctcctcctctcctccacttcgctcctcctccactcctctcctcctttcctcctctcctgtcctccacttctctcctcctctcctcctctcctctcctccacttctctcctccccctctcctctcctctcctctcctctcctccacttctctcctcctctactcctctcctctcctccactcctctcctcctgtcctctcctcctctcctccactcccacactcctctcctctcctctcctctcctctcctctcctctcctctcctctcctctcctctcctctcctctcctctcctctcctctcctctcctctcctctcctctcctctcctctcctctcctctccactcctccactcctccactcctctcctctcctgtcttcctctactttcctcctctcctctcctctcctccacaccgtTCCTCACTGCTGATTTACAGATTCATATTTCAAAAGGACGTCCAAAAGGGagaactctttctctctctctctgtctctctcttctctctctctctctctctctttctctctctctctgtctctcctccctccaagcTCTCCTTCCTCTTACAAGACGTCTAGCAGATCTTCTTAAAGGCAGGACAAACTTCAGGAGCAGATTTACTTAATTTTCTACTTGATTTAACAATTAAAGGAGTGAGGGTCAGTAGAAGTGAGGGAGGGCCAGTGCAGGAGAGGgcgaggggaagagagtgagggagagagagacagagagacagagagacagagagacagagagacagtgagacagagagacagagagagagagagagagacagagagagatagagagacagagacagagaaacagagagagagagagagagagagatagagacagagaaacagagagagagggagagggacagagacagagaaacagagagagagagagtgagagacagagaaacacagagagagagacagagaaacacagagagagagacagagacagagaaacacagagagagagagagagacagagaaacacagagagagagagacagagagagagagagagagaaacacagagagagagagagagagagagacagagaaacacagagagagagaggatccagTCAACAAAGTAACCTGTCCCCAAACCATCAGAATGTAGGCTAACATTTCTTTACACCTAGTCTAGAGGGAGTTGAATGATTTATTGATAATTTTGCAATCAAGAAGATGCAAGTATGCAGTGAAATTCAGCTTGAATATAGAAATTCAATACCACCACATCAACTAGACATTTACTGATAGAATCATCTCACAGTAAAATGTATTCATATTAGACAGGACATACACTCATAAGATCAACTGTTAATTGTATTCATTGTATTGACCTGAACTTAACCACTTGAGCATTTCATGAATTTCATTAATGCTCTAGTCCACATTTTACAGTCAGaatgtatagacacacacacagtgctggtGGTAGGTATGTAAATGATGGACATGTGAACAGCATGCATCTGCTCCTGTTCTTTCCAGCCACAACTATTTATACCTGACTGGAAtgtcagtgcacacacacacacacacacgcacacacgcacacacgcacacacacacacacacacacacacgcacacacgcacacgcacgcacacgcgcgcacgcacgcacacacacacacacacacacgcacacgcacgcacgcacacacacacacacacacacacacacacacacacacacacacacacacacacacacacacacactgtataacaCAGAAGTAGATACTCACATTCTCTCTGTGTTGCGGGGTATATTCCGGGGCATGGTTTTGATGCCCAGCCCATGGCAGTCAACTGTGGTGCCACTGCAGGTGCACAGGGCAGGGCATGTGCTGGCATAGCCTGTCACCAGGGCACAGAGAACCAGCACACACACCAGGTACCCAGGTAACCTCCCCATGCCTGCCCCAGAACAAGCTCCTCTCCCGGGCATGATCTCCATCTCTGCAGCCTCCTGCTTCTCAAATCCTGGCTCCAAAAAAGCCTtattttctctttccttctcccacTTTCTCCTTCTATCTTCAAAAAGTTCTACTACACAGTGAAGGTTTTCTACAATCAGTGTGTAGCCTCTTGTAGAATTAGAAAGAAATCTAACTGTTCCAACATAAAATGGGACTAGAAATGAGTCCTCAGTTGGTGAGCAAAGAAGATTATTGGATTTAAATGTGCTGCAGTCTCATATTTCTTCTCCTGTTGGTGTTTTCTGAAAGGCTTGATTTTCTTCTCTTATTCTTTCCTTGCAAAGGGaactatcctcctctctcttctctttgtgGAGTTGTTCTGTTCTGCACTTGTTGGCTCACGTCTCTCTCcgtcctgctctactctgcttGTCTGATGATGAGGGGAATGGGGAAAGAGCAGAATGAaaaagagtctctctctctcctacacacacagCAGTCATCCATCACTAGGATCTACTAATAGCAGACCCCTGACTCCACCCCTCCCCCACatatcctccctcccccctcacacAACACCTCCCTTCAGAACCCTGCCTgaactctctcattctctctctctctcacactatctctcattctgtctcattctgtcttctagtctctcaatttctcttttattctcacaactctctctctctctgtcctttattctgtttcattctctccctcctgtctattctctctctctgtcctttattCTGTTTCATTCTCACCCTCctgtctatactctctctctgtccttttttctgattcattctctccctcctgtctattctctctctctgtcctttattctgattcattctctccctcctgtctattctctctctctgttctttatTCTGattcattctctccctcctgtctattctctctctctgtcctttattCTGTTTCATTCTCACCCTCctgtctatactctctctctgtcctttattctgattcattctctccctcctgtctattctctctctctgttctttatTCTGattcattctctccctcctgtctattctttctctctgtcctttatTCTGTTTCATTCTCACCCTCctgtctatactctctctctgtcctttattCTGTTTCATTCTCACCCTCctgtctatactctctctctgtcctttattctgtttcattctctccctcctgtctattctctctctctgttctttattctgtttcattctctccctcctgtctattctctctctcccagacttGCCTCCATTCAGCGCCTACAGAGCAGagagcggcagcgtagcctagtggttagagcattggactagtaaccggaaggttgcgagttcaaaccaccgagccgacaaggtacaaatctgtcgttctgcccctgaacaggcagttaacccactgttcccaggctgtcattgaaaataagaatgtgttcttaactgacttgcctggttaaataaaggtaaaaaataaaaaataaataaaaagagcaTTAACCTCAACTTCTGTCCCcagcatcgtgtgtgtgtgtgtgtgtgtgtgtgtgtgtgtgtgtgtgtgtgtgtgtgtgtgtgtgtgtgtgtgtgtgtgtgtgtgtgtgtgtgtgtgtgtgtgtgtgtgtgtgtgtgtgtgtgtgtgtgtgtgtgtgtgtgtgtgtgtgtgtgttgacgtcCTTAGTGGTGGCTAAGAGGAGGTTAGTCTCCATCTTCTCTCCACACAATGAAATTAACACTTCTGGTTTAAATACAGCACCGGCTTGGCTCAATTTAGCCTGACTCTGCACAGCTCACTGTGTCTAACCCTCCACTTCATCTCTTCCTGCTCTGTGGTGAAACCATCCCAACACTACAATAGAACCTGAAGGTCCCTGACACCCTCatctctgtctgacagagagaggggggagagaggtagatggagggggttgagagaggggTACTGTGCAAAAGAAGAGGGAATGAGTGTGTGCTCTGTCCTTCCCAGTCCTAGCCAGTCAGACACCACACATCGTAGAGAGACAGAGCTCCATCTGGACCAGCTAAAGTGTCAGTGGGGTCCTGATTACAAGGTAGAGGGTGGTGTTGAGGGAGAAATgagggtgtctctctctgtccctctctctgctccctccactctctcacaGAACTGTGAATGGAATGCACACAGATACGCAACACATACCTCTGTTTGTCTCAGATGTCAGATGGAATGACACCAATTGGCACTTAGGAGAATTGTCAAACAGCAGACAGTACCACAACTCATATAGGAAATAAAGGAAGTCACCTCTCAGGAACATTAGTCTAACTTTAATTTTTGTAGTAATTGTGTAGTAATTTAGTAGTAACTAGAGCTCACCAGAGAGAACATAGAAGAGTGGTGTGAAGATGTATTTTGAATCATTCTGAAATAACGCTATGTATACTTTGGGGTTGTGTATGGATAATGCTTGGTTGAATGGGTCTAATCTAGCATGTCTACAGTGAACAAACTGTGTCTGGAGAACCCATTCTAAATAAAACCCCTGAgttacattcaaatcaaatctatattgtcacgttcgttgaacacaacaggtgtagtagaccttactgtgaaatggttACTGACAAGcatttaaccaacaatgcagttttgagAAAATACCTAATAAAGTAAGAGAGAAGAATAAGAAATAATCAAAGAGCAGCAGTCAATAACAATAGtggggatatatacagggggtacctgtacagagtcaatgtgtcagtgtgggggggcaccggtgtcgaggtaattcaggtaatatgtacatgtaggtagaattattaaagtgactatgcatagataataacagagagtagcagcaccTTAGAAGAGGTGGGGGGGAGCAACACCTGTGTTTGACGTGGTAACTATGTACAGTAGTGAACATTGGTATGTCCAGCACAGTCCCTGCTGTCCTGTTGTGCATTTAcaggacctgagagagagagagagagagagagagagagagagagagagagacaaataacaaataacaaagccatcacctacagagagatgaacctggagaagagtcccctaagcaagctggtcctggggctctgttcacaaacacaaacacatactacagagccccaggacagcaaaacaattagacccaaccaaatcatgagaaaacaaaaagataactacttaacacattggaaagaattaacaaaaaaacagagcaaactagaatgctatttggtcctacacagagagtacatagcggcagaatacctgaccactgtgactgacccaaaattaaggaaagccttgactatgtacagactcagtgagcatagccttgctattgagaaaggccgccgtaggcagacatggctctcaagagaagacaggctatgtgctcactgcccacaaaatgaggtggaaactgagctgcacttcctaacctcctgcccaatgtatgaccatattagagagacatatttccctcagattacacagatccacaaagaattcgaaaacaaatccaattttgaaaaactcccatatctactgggtgaaattccacagtgtgccatcacagcagcaagatttgtgacctgttgccacgagaaaagggcaaccagtgaagaacaaacaccattgtaaatacaacccatatttatgcttatttattttatcttgtgtcctttaaccatttgtacattgttaaaacactgtatatatatatatatatatatatatatatatatatatatatatatatatatatatatatatatatatatatataatatgacatttgtaatgtctttactgttttgaaacttctgtatgtgtaatgtttactgttaatttttgttgtttttcactttatatattcactttgtatgttgtctacctcacttgctttggcaatgttaacacatgtttcccatgccaataaagcccttgaattgaattgaattgaattgaaagagagagagagagagagagagagagagaaggaacctGCTATActtacaatacacaatacaacaCAGATGTCCACAACGTATACTTACCATACCAAACATGTAACGACTCAGACACCATAATGACTCACACGTTTAATGACTCTGGTTTCAGGTCATCTTTACAGAAGGCTGATCTTTTGTATCTAAAGTCCTCCATCTGGTGGTTTACAATTCAACTGCACTCAGTCACTACAGACCAGTCACCAGTTCCAGCATGCAGTTTAGCAGACAACTAAATTCACTAAAAACCTGTAAATAAAACAAACTCTCAAACATGTACATTAAATATTACCAGTCCATGTTGTAAAATCTTCAATCACGGTCAACCTTCAGCATGACATTATCTCAGTTTAATACATGACCTCTGTTGATGATCAGTATTTCACACAACCAATAATAACGACAGGAAATAAAGATGTTTCTTTGATGATCTTTTAATGTCAGTTTGTTGCATATCTTCACATCAGCACCAATAATGACAGACGTTGTGTTGTACATGGTGTCCTCCCCGACCCAGTAGCATGTAGAACATTCACTGATAACAGTTTAACACAGAGCTCTGTAGCTCAATAGTCAGATCAATATCATGTCCTTGTTTCATGTTGTAATGCTGCAGACACTGTCAGGGACATAGACAGGTAAACGTTGACACTAGAAAAGGACATTCTGACAAGGATTCAAGTTATTCACATTTACACTGAAGTCAATAGTTAATATTAGAAGATATGGTTGAATATAGTCAGGATTCAGAGGTCAATATTTTTGCTGTACATGTAACACAACGTTAGAATAAATGACATCGATATTGTAACACAGATTGCATTAAAAGACATGTGTAACATTATCAAAACTAAGAACATAAAAATGGATAATACATCAAATATTGCATAAAACATGAGTCGATGCAAataacagaataaaacaatgtGATCATTAAGACACATAGTAGTTGTACTCTGATAAAGTAAAACACACAAAGAAAAGGCTTCAAGTGTAAAACGTAGTTTAATTAGAGAGAAAATCAGTGTTGTAATCAAAGACTTTGTTTAAAGAAACAAAATCCTAATAAACAGTGAGTTCACCAGTAGTAATAATACTATACCTTCAGATAGTCCTAGACCTTGGACCTCTCACTCACATCTAGGGCCCAGAGGTTTTCCTTAACCCAGCCACATCTAGGGCCCAGAGGTATTCCTTAACTGGTGAACCAACCACATCTAGGGCCCAGAGGTTTTCCTAAAGAAGTGACCCAACCACACCTTGGGCCCAGAGGTTTTCCTTAACATGTGAACCAACCACATCTAGGGCCCAGAGGTTTTCCTTAACCCAGCCACATCTAGGGCCCAGAGGTTTTCCTAAATATGTGACCCAACCACACCTTGGGCCCAGAGGTTTTCCTTAAGATGGGACCTGACCAGGAACCACCCTAGTCATGGCcctaaatgtattacatttagaatTGTTCTACAAACACAATTAGTTGCTCAACATTAACAAACATTAACTCAGCATCGCGATGAAAAATATAATATGTACAGAGGGATCTGTTTGCAGAAGAAGAGTTGTATTAACAAAAAGTAAACATATGAGTTTGCAGAACAATTATTTTGTCGTTTTACAgataatttcatgcaattctacacaacATAATCAATTGGGTctccctggaggtcagggcccctgggcacgtaCCCTGCATGCACGGTTAGTAATTCAGTCATGATGAATagttagatagctggctagattaACTAGACTAATTAACCAATACAAAATGTTTAACTGACATTGGCTGACACCTCTGATTGGCAGATCTGAACACCAGTGCTTTTCACATCACCAGCTGATCCAATAGAGAAGTACGGGTAGAGAGTCTCAGTGAATGTGTCTTTATAAGTGTAGATGAGTGTCATGTCTATGGAGTCGTAGAAGGACACCTCCCCCTGGTCGTAGTCCAGCTGAACTCTGATCCTCTGGGGTTTCTTCTTCAGGAGGAGGGTCTCTCCCTTTCCATTACTATAGTTACCACTATCCTGCCGTATAACCCAGATTCCATACTCTGGTGATGAACTCACCCCTCCCTTTCTGTCAATTGACTCTTTAGCCACGCCCATAATCCAGCAAGGACGGTCACCCAGCTCCACCTCCCAGCTGTGTTTACCTGAGCTGAACCCCTTAGAGCCCAGAATAGTTGTATACTTCATGAATCTCTCTGGGTTGTCAGGGAGCTGATGCTTTGGGCCAGTTCGACTCACACTGGTCAGatcatcagacagagagagaccggagGATGCAGTGTTGGGATCCAGAATCACAGGAGCTTCAGAACAAAGAGATATTCCACACATTATACCATGTAGTCTCTTTTCATATACACTAAGAATACTACTTAAAATAGACTACTTAATTAAATCTATTTTACATTATTCTAGATCACGTCCTCTCCTATCCAGTACTCACTGTGTTTGATGATCTCCTTCATCTTCTCCCAGACTCTGAACTTAAGGTTTCCCAGGTGTTTGGCCACATCTATCAGCCCCCCTGACACCAGCTGTAGATCTGGCAATGTGCACTGGGCTCTGGAATAACATTCAGGAGTCAGAATGTCTGTGGGGTTGGGTTCACAaccacagagaagagagagacgagaaGCAGATCACTTACCTTTCCTTCGTGGTCTTGAAGTTCTGGAAAGTAGAGTATATAGTCATCAATATTATTGATTTATCTATACATCTTTGAGTTCATTTATAATGTATGTCTGAGAGAGAGCCGTCCTTACCTGCAGGAATGAGATGTCTTCATCTTTCAGCTCCCCCTCTATGGCTCTGATTGTGTCTGAAAGTGAAGATATCTCTCTGTTCATCTGCTCAATCTTCTCCTTCATCTTCTGACTCTTctgcttctcttcctctttcagaACTGCTATCctggcctcctcttcctctcgtaGAAACTGGTGAAGTTTCTCAAACTCCTTCTTAATCTGCTTCTCTGTGTGCTGGGCCTGGCTCTGGAGACAGTGAGAAGAATACATCATTCTACAATTATTATCAGAATTAAGTCCTACATGTAGGCTACAATTGAAACAATACATCTTGTACTATTGTAACTTTACATAATTTATACGAACCTTAATGTGCACTGCAGTTTGATCACAGGTTTGTTTAACTTTATTAAAGATCTTCAGCT
The sequence above is a segment of the Oncorhynchus kisutch isolate 150728-3 linkage group LG25, Okis_V2, whole genome shotgun sequence genome. Coding sequences within it:
- the LOC109883630 gene encoding nuclear factor 7, brain-like, whose translation is MASSLSLPEEDFSCTVCLDIFKDPVMLSCSHSFCQACLKECWKDKESLSCPVCRRRSSKDQPPINRSLKNLCEALRERRQTDPTTGSKVFCSQHSEKLSLFCLEDKEPICLVCQVSRKHKDHDCIPVDEAVQDHKEELQTDLKPLQEKLKIFNKVKQTCDQTAVHIKSQAQHTEKQIKKEFEKLHQFLREEEEARIAVLKEEEKQKSQKMKEKIEQMNREISSLSDTIRAIEGELKDEDISFLQNFKTTKERAQCTLPDLQLVSGGLIDVAKHLGNLKFRVWEKMKEIIKHTPVILDPNTASSGLSLSDDLTSVSRTGPKHQLPDNPERFMKYTTILGSKGFSSGKHSWEVELGDRPCWIMGVAKESIDRKGGVSSSPEYGIWVIRQDSGNYSNGKGETLLLKKKPQRIRVQLDYDQGEVSFYDSIDMTLIYTYKDTFTETLYPYFSIGSAGDVKSTGVQICQSEVSANVS